Below is a window of Arabidopsis thaliana chromosome 2, partial sequence DNA.
CACCTCGATACATTTTAAGTATATAAGTCGCATTTTAAGTATAAAAGTATCATTGCgttgtgagtttttttttccattttaaagGCTGGGAGCTGGAGACGTACgtgtgattttatttttatggtaaataaatttaatacgaaaacaaatttactaGTACTTATTAAATTGTTAATACGTAACTTCGTACTTTATACTATGGTTAAATTGTTTgggaaaagttttttttgtttgttaagttCCAAGAATTTGTTTAGAAAAAGTTATGAACTTATACGCGGTTtgctttaaaatgtttcactttttgttggtcaataaataaatgaactTCACTTTGCATGAATACAGATTGACTATATCATACATACATTAAATATACTAATATACGTATATTCGCAAAAATAAAGtacatacaatatatatacgtaGCTCTATGATTAAAAAGCAGCAAATGATTGTAAATGTTACGCACAGTCTGGCAATTTAAAGCCTTCTTTGCATTGCTTCACCCTTAAGGTTTACGTTTAGTGAACTAACTTACATACATTGTGTGGAACATGTAATCCATATAAATTGACCACAAAATAGAGTTGTGAAATGTTTAGTTTCATTGCATCAaagagaatatattttttcaaataaaagataGTACTTGTCACTTCCTATATCTCTTACCTGTTAActagaaataaataaacaaatccaaaaaaaatgtgtcCTACTTACTTACTAATGCTTCAAGCTTGGTAACACATCAAATTAATATTctgatatatcatatatcaCCTATCTTACAAAGTCATTAATTTTCAGGATGGAAGAGATTAGATTAGGCACTGCTTATTATACGATAAAGATTGATATGGATGCATCATATTTCCGAAATAAAGTACAAGTATTTACGGTATGTGATTTTGCTCGAAACTTAAGAGTCGTTTCTTagtaagaaattaattaacatcgacacaaatcaaaaatagtaACGAACATAAAAAtgtaactatatatacatgtatccTTAAGCTGCTGCTACTACAACAACTCGCTAATCATTAAGTTTCATAACTATAAtggcttcatcatcatcaatatcaaATCACAAGATTCCAAACACACTAATGTTTTTGGTGATCGTAAACTTTTTGTACCTAATTCAAACTAATTCAGCTGTCAGTATCAGTTCCAATTCCAACTCCCACTTCTCAAGATTCTCGAGACATCGAAGCTCACCAtcatcaaaaaccaaacaaggGTTTCTTGCAACGGTCCAAGAGAGTATGAACCATGCTCTCTTGGCTCGTTCTCTTGCTTTCAACCTCACTCTTTCTCATCGAACCGTACAAACCCACACGTTCGATCCCATCCACGACTGCCTCGAGCTGCTCGACGACACACTTGACATGTTATCTCGCATCCATGCGGataatgatgaagaagatgtcCATACATGGCTAAGCGCAGCACTCACGAACCAAGACACTTGTGAGCAGAGCCTTCAAGAAAAATCCGAGTCATACAAACACGGACTTGCGATGGATTTCGTCGCAAGAAACCTAACCGGTTTGTTGACTAGCTCGCTTGACTTGTTCGTATCCGTCAAGTCAAAACACCGGAAACTCTTATCGAAACAAGAGTATTTTCCGACGTTCGTTCCTTCGTCGGAGCAACGGAGGCTTCTAGAAGCTCCGGTGGAGGAGCTGAATGTTGATGCGGTGGTGGCTCCTGACGGAAGTGGGACACACAAAACCATAGGAGAAGCCTTGTTGTCTACGTCATTAGCGAGTAGTGGGGGCAGGACCAAAATATACCTAAAAGCCGGGACATATCATGAGAACATCAACATTCCGACGAAGCAGAAGAACGTTATGTTAGTTGGTGACGGGAAGGGTAAAACAGTCATTGTAGGTAGCAGAAGTAACAGAGGCGGCTGGACTACTTACAAAACTGCAACCGTCGGTAAGATTCTATAAATCaattttcggtttggttcggttccGTTATTTTCCggttaattatattttagagtTTTGGTTTGATCCGGTTATTGATTTACTGAATTTGAAAAGCCGCTATGGGGGAAGGGTTCATAGCGCGGGACATGACATTCGTGAACAACGCCGGACCCAAATCGGAGCAAGCGGTGGCGCTCCGTGTCGGAGCAGATAAATCCGTCGTGCATCGATGCTCAGTGGAAGGATACCAAGATTCACTCTACACACACTCCAAACGACAATTCTATAGAGAGACGGATATCACCGGCACCGTCGATTTCATATTCGGAAACTCCGCCGTCGTATTTCAATCCTGCAACATCGCCGCACGGAAACCTTTACCGGGTCAGAGAAACTTCGTGACGGCGCAAGGACGGAGCAATCCGGGTCAAAACACCGGAATCGCGATTCAAAACTGCAGGATCACGGCGGAATCGATGACTTATCTTGGTCGGCCGTGGAAGGAGTATTCGAGGACGGTGGTGATGCAATCATTTATCGGCGGGTCGATTCATCCGTCGGGTTGGTCTCCTTGGTCGGGTGGTTTCGGTCTCAAATCTCTGTTTTACGGAGAATATGGGAATTCGGGTCCTGGATCATCGGTTTCGGGTCGGGTTAAATGGAGTGGGTGTCATCCGTCTTTGACGGTGACGGAAGCGGAAAAATTCACTGTGGCGAGTTTTATTGACGGGAATATATGGTTGCCGTCAACGGGCGTTAGTTTCGACCCAGGACTTGTGAATTGAGCTTTGTAATTAAAGCTCctttgataaataaattctTATATAGTTATTTATGTTGTGATTAAAGTAAGTAATGGTGTGGtataatctcttttctttttttattatttgtatatttgggtgtaactaaagaaaaaaaaaaaacagtaagtCCTCGAATAAAATCTGAATTTGTTGTAAGAATGGTTTGTATgttttactagattttaacccgtgATATATAGCGGGGctatacctttttaaaaaaataaaaattaatttgtttagtagattaaataaatataatttattttttatattttttaaatgtacaactcttttatatatatatatatatatatattatttagtatacaattactatgtttaatttttactgtttaaaaatatagaaagaataacaaatagtttattaagttaaaatttagattataactaaataattcaaatttgaattatatttgttttattaatataatgatattttaatatatatatatatatatatatatatgatttcagCCGTGGTATACTGTCTCGTATTATTATCGATCTAAAGCCGTCATATCATCTAATCTcgttcagtgaaattaaacatttctAATAGATTCACCCATGCTATACTGTCTCGTATTACCTATCGACCCAAACTCGTCATACCATCTAACCCCGTTCaacgaaattaaaaattattttgttatttttgttttaataatactttaatttaaaagatatataattcaaataaatttaaattttttatttcaaatggttatttaatttttttaaagttcatatattataaatattctaaacccGTCTTATCATCTAATCTTGTTCtgtaaaattaaacattattttttttagttttagtttgaataatatttttattaaaagatttataattcacatcaatttaaaagttttatttcaaatgattatttaatttttatagatttcacatattataaatattataaaacatttttccgttgaataatttaaatgtttaattaactataatatttatcttttaatcaagtatatattaataatgtcctaaaatttctcatttttatgtaattaaaattgatggaaatatattagataaggAAATGCTACAAATtaggaatattaattaattaataataattgatgGTAATGACATtccttgtaaataaatttcaacttgagaatttatttgttaaaatcgctgaaaaatgtatatatagatttcacAATTTCTCTATATGCTTAAAATTACTTGATATTCTTATCAATTGCTCTGTTTAATTTGGGACTGCAATGAAACTACGTGTGAACGATTGGGTTCGGATTATGGTATGTGGATAAAGGCTCAGCCCATCCATGCAGTGGTTTTGAAATAAGTTAGGATAGATAGTTATTTGAAGCCCATATTAAAACCCCACAACCCATACTATTGTTGGATTATGTTcgtttttgtgaaaaaaagaagaaggagaaggattATGTTAGTAATTGGTCAACTTCTTTTTCGTTATTTTCTGTTACTGAAAAGACGATATCTtatgtgtttatttatttggtgGAACAAACGAATTAAATTGTGATATTTGTTGGtttaagtaatattttattgaataatGTTGGTCAAATGGTTGGTCGTCTAAGATTAAATAATGGGTGGAAGAAACGAATTAATATCTACATGAGTCCAAATTCGACACTGTGCCAATATGCTAGATGCATGCATGTCTTTGATGAGTTTTCCGGAAAACTCTATTGAGCCttgaaaatttatcaaaaatatgtaTGATGCGGATTAATTTGTATATCATTTTTCATAACCACAATTtccaaagaaataaaaacgtACTTAAGACATTTACTGTGGCCAACTATGTTATGAATAATGAATTCAGAGTGAAAAGATCGATATGAATAATTGAAGAATAGTGATAAATAATTGAAAGCTTaacatatgaaaataattaaaagagatAGTTAATTAGGAAGTGGTCttcgttttgagtattaaaATCTTGCCTCTCTAACAATAGGCAAGATTGGCCCACTTTTT
It encodes the following:
- the ATPMEPCRD gene encoding Plant invertase/pectin methylesterase inhibitor superfamily (ATPMEPCRD; FUNCTIONS IN: enzyme inhibitor activity, pectinesterase activity; INVOLVED IN: cell wall modification; LOCATED IN: cell wall, plant-type cell wall; EXPRESSED IN: 9 plant structures; EXPRESSED DURING: 4 anthesis, petal differentiation and expansion stage; CONTAINS InterPro DOMAIN/s: Pectinesterase, active site (InterPro:IPR018040), Pectin lyase fold/virulence factor (InterPro:IPR011050), Pectinesterase, catalytic (InterPro:IPR000070), Pectinesterase inhibitor (InterPro:IPR006501), Pectin lyase fold (InterPro:IPR012334); BEST Arabidopsis thaliana protein match is: pectin methylesterase 61 (TAIR:AT3G59010.1); Has 2811 Blast hits to 2766 proteins in 383 species: Archae - 6; Bacteria - 712; Metazoa - 3; Fungi - 199; Plants - 1866; Viruses - 0; Other Eukaryotes - 25 (source: NCBI BLink).), with protein sequence MASSSSISNHKIPNTLMFLVIVNFLYLIQTNSAVSISSNSNSHFSRFSRHRSSPSSKTKQGFLATVQESMNHALLARSLAFNLTLSHRTVQTHTFDPIHDCLELLDDTLDMLSRIHADNDEEDVHTWLSAALTNQDTCEQSLQEKSESYKHGLAMDFVARNLTGLLTSSLDLFVSVKSKHRKLLSKQEYFPTFVPSSEQRRLLEAPVEELNVDAVVAPDGSGTHKTIGEALLSTSLASSGGRTKIYLKAGTYHENINIPTKQKNVMLVGDGKGKTVIVGSRSNRGGWTTYKTATVAAMGEGFIARDMTFVNNAGPKSEQAVALRVGADKSVVHRCSVEGYQDSLYTHSKRQFYRETDITGTVDFIFGNSAVVFQSCNIAARKPLPGQRNFVTAQGRSNPGQNTGIAIQNCRITAESMTYLGRPWKEYSRTVVMQSFIGGSIHPSGWSPWSGGFGLKSLFYGEYGNSGPGSSVSGRVKWSGCHPSLTVTEAEKFTVASFIDGNIWLPSTGVSFDPGLVN